Proteins from one Juglans microcarpa x Juglans regia isolate MS1-56 chromosome 6S, Jm3101_v1.0, whole genome shotgun sequence genomic window:
- the LOC121237831 gene encoding protein LOW PSII ACCUMULATION 3, chloroplastic, with the protein MPLSSAAIASNISINLPSLPIPKIVKCRSFPINNNGNIGHQRAAAFMVSRNLSFATKSLSGDRNASVDVDVPFPSDYPELLDQARKATDLALKDNRQLMEIEFPTAGLQSVPGDGEGGIEMTGSMQLIREFCDGFINPEKATRTRIFFPEANEVTFARESTFGGTSFKLDYLTKPSFFEDFGFFEKVKMADRVKLEDELFLVAYPYFNVNEMLVVEELYKEAVENTARKLIIFNGELDRIRSGYYPSFFYPKLAKLSTTLFPKMETVYYIHNFKGRNGGTLFRCYPGPWRVLRKVGNKYICLHQQEKMPSLKEVALDILTPA; encoded by the exons ATGCCGTTATCCAGTGCTGCTATTGCTTCCAACATTTCGATCAATCTCCCATCTCTTCCAATTCCAAAG ATTGTTAAATGTAGAAGCTTTCCAATCAATAATAATGGGAATATTGGTCATCAAAGAGCCGCTGCATTCATGGTGTCCAGAAACCTTTCTTTCGCTACGAAGTCGCTTTCTGGGGATCGCAATGCCTCAGTCGACGTTGATGTGCCATTCCCTAGTGATTATCCTGAGCTTCTTGACCAA GCCAGGAAAGCAACTGACTTGGCTTTGAAGGATAACAGACAGTTGATG GAGATTGAATTCCCAACAGCTGGACTTCAATCTGTACCAG GTGATGGTGAAGGAGGAATAGAAATGACTGGAAGCATGCAATTGATTCGTGAATTTTGTGATGGCTTCATAAATCCAGAGAAAGCCACAAGGACCAGAATA TTTTTCCCGGAGGCCAATGAAGTTACATTTGCAAGAGAGTCAACCTTTGGAGGCACCTCCTTTAAGTTGGACTATTTGACAAAGCCGTCATTTTTTGAGGATTTTGGTTTCTTTGAAAAGGTGAAAATGGCAGATCGTGTGAAGCTAGAGGATGAACTGTTCTTGGTCGCCTATCCATATTTTAATGTCAATG AAATGCTTGTGGTAGAAGAGCTTTACAAAGAAGCTGTTGAGAACACTGCTAGAAAGCTGATTATTTTCAATGGGGAACTTGACCGTATAAGATCTGGGT ATTATCCATCATTCTTCTACCCGAAGCTGGCTAAACTTTCCACGACCCTCTTTCCTAAGATGGAGACTGTATATTACATTCACAATTTTAAGGGACGCAATGGAGGAACCCTTTTCAG GTGCTACCCTGGCCCCTGGAGAGTCCTTAGAAAAGTGGggaacaaatatatatgtctGCATCAGCAGGAGAAAATGCCTTCCCTCAAGGAAGTTGCGTTGGATATTCTAACGCCTGCTTGA
- the LOC121236720 gene encoding protein ENHANCED DISEASE RESISTANCE 2-like isoform X1, protein MSSKVAYEGWMVRYGRRKIGRSFIHMRYFVLGSRLLAYYKRKPQDNQVPIKTMVIDGNCRVEDRGLKTHHGHMVYVLCVYNKKEKHHRITMAAFNIQEALIWKEKIELVIDQHQGSQVANGNKYVSFEYKSGMDNGRTASSSDHESQFSAPEDEDDAHPNLLRRTTIGNGPPESVFDWTREFDSEFSNQNTNNQAFSRKHWRLLQCQNGLRIFEELVEVDYLPRSCSRAMKAVGVVEGTCEEIFELVMSMDGTRFEWDCSFQYGRLVEEVDGHTAILYHRLQLDWFPMFVWPRDLCYVRYWRRNDDGSYVVLFRSREHENGGPQPGYVRAHIESGGFNISPLKPRNGRPRTQVQHLMQIDLKGWGVGYISSFQQHCVLQMLNSVAGLREWCAQTDERKAPPRIPVMVNMTSASVSSEKGEKLNASFHPSAPTDQINATNRNSVMMEEYSDEDEEYQIAESEQEADPSRLESDIKRTALEEEPADEIDLTCFSGNLRHDDRDKARDCWKISEGNNFRVRSKHFCYDKTKIPAGKHLMDLVAVDWFKDTKRMDHVARRQGSAAQVALEKGLFSMVINFQVPASTHYSMVFYFVMKDLVPGSLLQRFVDGDDEFRNSRLKLIPSVPKGSWIVRQSVGSTPCLLGKAVDCNYIRGPNYLEIDVDIGSSTVANGVLGLVIGVITTLVVDMAFLVQANTTDELPERLIGAVRVSHIELSSAIVPKLEPDPS, encoded by the exons ATGTCGTCCAAGGTGGCGTACGAAGGTTGGATGGTCCGCTACGGACGGAGAAAGATCGGGCGCTCGTTCATCCACATGCGGTATTTCGTGCTCGGGTCTCGCTTGCTTGCTTACTACAAGAGAAAACCTCAGGACAATCAG GTTCCAATTAAAACCATGGTAATTGATGGAAACTGTAGAGTGGAGGATCGGGGCCTGAAGACCCACCATGGACAT ATGGTTTATGTTTTGTGTGTATACAACAAGAAAGAGAAGCACCATCGAATTACG ATGGCAGCATTCAACATTCAAGAGGCGTTAATCTGGAAGGAAAAGATTGAGCTTGTTATTGATCAG CATCAGGGATCACAAGTGGCAAATGGGAACAAATATGTTTCTTTTGAATATAAATCTGGGATGGATAATGGAAGGACTGCTTCCTCATCTGACCACGAAAGTCA GTTCAGTGCACCAGAGGATGAAGATGATGCTCATCCAAATTTGTTGCGAAGAACAACTATTGGAAATG GTCCTCCAGAGTCGGTGTTTGACTGGACACGGGAATTTGACTCGGAATTCTCGAATCAGAATACCAACAATCAAGCATTTTCAAGAAAGCATTGGCGTCTTCTCCAATGCCAAAATG GACTTCGCATTTTTGAAGAACTTGTTGAAGTTGATTACCTT CCAAGGAGCTGTAGCAGAGCAATGAAGGCTGTTGGTGTTGTGGAGGGTACCTGCGAAGAAATATTTGAACTTGTTATGAGCATGGATGGGACACGGTTTGA GTGGGATTGCAGTTTCCAGTATGGCCGTTTAGTAGAGGAGGTGGATGGGCACACAGCAATACTTTATCACAGACTTCAGTTGGACTGGTTCCCGAT GTTTGTGTGGCCTCGTGATCTTTGTTATGTGCGATATTGGCGACGAAATGATGATGGAAGTTATG TGGTCTTATTTCGTTCTAGGGAGCATGAGAACGGTGGTCCACAACCTGGATATGTTCGAGCACATATTGAGA GTGGAGGATTCAACATTTCTCCTCTAAAACCTCGTAATGGGAGGCCTAGGACACAGGTGCAGCATCTTATGCAGATTGATCTTAAAGGGTGGGGTGTGGGATATATTTCATCATTCCAACAACATTGTGTACTTCAAATGTTAAATAGCGTTGCTG GACTTCGTGAATGGTGTGCCCAAACAGATGAGAGGAAGGCTCCTCCAAGAATCCCAGTAATGGTTAATATGACATCAGCTTCTGTCTCCTCAGAGAAGGGTGAGAAGCTGAATGCTTCTTTTCATCCTAGCGCGCCtactgatcaaataaatgcCACAAACAGAAATTCAGTGATGATGGAAGAATACTCTGATGAGGATGAGGAATATCAAATAGCTGAGTCTGAACAAGAG GCAGATCCATCTCGGCTTGAGAGTGATATCAAGAGAACAG CCTTGGAAGAAGAACCAGCAGACGAAATTGATTTGACCTGTTTTTCGGGTAATCTCCGGCATGATGACCGTGATAAAGCACGTGACTGCTGGAAAATCTCAGAAGGGAACAACTTTAGAGTCCGGAGCAAGCATTTTTGTTATGACAAAACAAAG ATTCCTGCAGGGAAACATCTAATGGATCTTGTTGCTGTTGACTGGTTCAAGGACACCAAAAGAATGGACCATGTTGCTAGGCGTCAAGGATCTGCGGCCCAG GTTGCCTTGGAAAAGGGGCTTTTCTCTATGGTTATAAATTTTCAA GTACCTGCGTCAACACACTACAGtatggtattttattttgtaatgaagGACTTGGTACCTGGATCCCTCTTGCAAAGATTTGTTGATGGTGACGATGAATTCCGCAATAGTAGGCTGAAGCTCATCCCATCAGTTCCCAAG GGCTCGTGGATTGTGCGCCAGAGTGTTGGGAGCACCCCTTGTTTATTGGGGAAAGCAGTTGATTGCAACTACATCCGTGGTCCCAATTACTTGGAA ATTGATGTCGACATTGGTTCTTCCACTGTTGCTAATGGAGTTTTGGGGCTGGTAATTGGTGTAATCACAACATTGGTGGTAGACATGGCTTTCCTTGTACAg GCAAATACCACTGATGAATTGCCGGAAAGACTGATTGGCGCTGTCCGCGTTTCTCATATAGAGCTTTCATCTGCTATAGTCCCCAAACTAGAACCAGACCCATCGTGA
- the LOC121236720 gene encoding protein ENHANCED DISEASE RESISTANCE 2-like isoform X2 — MSSKVAYEGWMVRYGRRKIGRSFIHMRYFVLGSRLLAYYKRKPQDNQVPIKTMVIDGNCRVEDRGLKTHHGHMVYVLCVYNKKEKHHRITMAAFNIQEALIWKEKIELVIDQGSQVANGNKYVSFEYKSGMDNGRTASSSDHESQFSAPEDEDDAHPNLLRRTTIGNGPPESVFDWTREFDSEFSNQNTNNQAFSRKHWRLLQCQNGLRIFEELVEVDYLPRSCSRAMKAVGVVEGTCEEIFELVMSMDGTRFEWDCSFQYGRLVEEVDGHTAILYHRLQLDWFPMFVWPRDLCYVRYWRRNDDGSYVVLFRSREHENGGPQPGYVRAHIESGGFNISPLKPRNGRPRTQVQHLMQIDLKGWGVGYISSFQQHCVLQMLNSVAGLREWCAQTDERKAPPRIPVMVNMTSASVSSEKGEKLNASFHPSAPTDQINATNRNSVMMEEYSDEDEEYQIAESEQEADPSRLESDIKRTALEEEPADEIDLTCFSGNLRHDDRDKARDCWKISEGNNFRVRSKHFCYDKTKIPAGKHLMDLVAVDWFKDTKRMDHVARRQGSAAQVALEKGLFSMVINFQVPASTHYSMVFYFVMKDLVPGSLLQRFVDGDDEFRNSRLKLIPSVPKGSWIVRQSVGSTPCLLGKAVDCNYIRGPNYLEIDVDIGSSTVANGVLGLVIGVITTLVVDMAFLVQANTTDELPERLIGAVRVSHIELSSAIVPKLEPDPS; from the exons ATGTCGTCCAAGGTGGCGTACGAAGGTTGGATGGTCCGCTACGGACGGAGAAAGATCGGGCGCTCGTTCATCCACATGCGGTATTTCGTGCTCGGGTCTCGCTTGCTTGCTTACTACAAGAGAAAACCTCAGGACAATCAG GTTCCAATTAAAACCATGGTAATTGATGGAAACTGTAGAGTGGAGGATCGGGGCCTGAAGACCCACCATGGACAT ATGGTTTATGTTTTGTGTGTATACAACAAGAAAGAGAAGCACCATCGAATTACG ATGGCAGCATTCAACATTCAAGAGGCGTTAATCTGGAAGGAAAAGATTGAGCTTGTTATTGATCAG GGATCACAAGTGGCAAATGGGAACAAATATGTTTCTTTTGAATATAAATCTGGGATGGATAATGGAAGGACTGCTTCCTCATCTGACCACGAAAGTCA GTTCAGTGCACCAGAGGATGAAGATGATGCTCATCCAAATTTGTTGCGAAGAACAACTATTGGAAATG GTCCTCCAGAGTCGGTGTTTGACTGGACACGGGAATTTGACTCGGAATTCTCGAATCAGAATACCAACAATCAAGCATTTTCAAGAAAGCATTGGCGTCTTCTCCAATGCCAAAATG GACTTCGCATTTTTGAAGAACTTGTTGAAGTTGATTACCTT CCAAGGAGCTGTAGCAGAGCAATGAAGGCTGTTGGTGTTGTGGAGGGTACCTGCGAAGAAATATTTGAACTTGTTATGAGCATGGATGGGACACGGTTTGA GTGGGATTGCAGTTTCCAGTATGGCCGTTTAGTAGAGGAGGTGGATGGGCACACAGCAATACTTTATCACAGACTTCAGTTGGACTGGTTCCCGAT GTTTGTGTGGCCTCGTGATCTTTGTTATGTGCGATATTGGCGACGAAATGATGATGGAAGTTATG TGGTCTTATTTCGTTCTAGGGAGCATGAGAACGGTGGTCCACAACCTGGATATGTTCGAGCACATATTGAGA GTGGAGGATTCAACATTTCTCCTCTAAAACCTCGTAATGGGAGGCCTAGGACACAGGTGCAGCATCTTATGCAGATTGATCTTAAAGGGTGGGGTGTGGGATATATTTCATCATTCCAACAACATTGTGTACTTCAAATGTTAAATAGCGTTGCTG GACTTCGTGAATGGTGTGCCCAAACAGATGAGAGGAAGGCTCCTCCAAGAATCCCAGTAATGGTTAATATGACATCAGCTTCTGTCTCCTCAGAGAAGGGTGAGAAGCTGAATGCTTCTTTTCATCCTAGCGCGCCtactgatcaaataaatgcCACAAACAGAAATTCAGTGATGATGGAAGAATACTCTGATGAGGATGAGGAATATCAAATAGCTGAGTCTGAACAAGAG GCAGATCCATCTCGGCTTGAGAGTGATATCAAGAGAACAG CCTTGGAAGAAGAACCAGCAGACGAAATTGATTTGACCTGTTTTTCGGGTAATCTCCGGCATGATGACCGTGATAAAGCACGTGACTGCTGGAAAATCTCAGAAGGGAACAACTTTAGAGTCCGGAGCAAGCATTTTTGTTATGACAAAACAAAG ATTCCTGCAGGGAAACATCTAATGGATCTTGTTGCTGTTGACTGGTTCAAGGACACCAAAAGAATGGACCATGTTGCTAGGCGTCAAGGATCTGCGGCCCAG GTTGCCTTGGAAAAGGGGCTTTTCTCTATGGTTATAAATTTTCAA GTACCTGCGTCAACACACTACAGtatggtattttattttgtaatgaagGACTTGGTACCTGGATCCCTCTTGCAAAGATTTGTTGATGGTGACGATGAATTCCGCAATAGTAGGCTGAAGCTCATCCCATCAGTTCCCAAG GGCTCGTGGATTGTGCGCCAGAGTGTTGGGAGCACCCCTTGTTTATTGGGGAAAGCAGTTGATTGCAACTACATCCGTGGTCCCAATTACTTGGAA ATTGATGTCGACATTGGTTCTTCCACTGTTGCTAATGGAGTTTTGGGGCTGGTAATTGGTGTAATCACAACATTGGTGGTAGACATGGCTTTCCTTGTACAg GCAAATACCACTGATGAATTGCCGGAAAGACTGATTGGCGCTGTCCGCGTTTCTCATATAGAGCTTTCATCTGCTATAGTCCCCAAACTAGAACCAGACCCATCGTGA
- the LOC121236721 gene encoding UDP-glycosyltransferase 73C4-like — translation MSSGEILVVPKNGQGHLLPCFELCKHLISRNYHITLLVDSDISSSIPSSVLLSPLFRVSDVSSLPPPSGSGPNPSLHQQLSRGIEAFLTQRDPSSPRPVCAVVDHIMNKNQEVFSKFGIPTVVFITSGACWAAVQHAVWVVRPADMRPGEVRALPGLPEEMVLKYSDLKQRRHWLRAPHKQGGSGGPQAHSGGPAPPRGPPFPGEPAPWVEEVKTSAAILINTCDDLEHPFLDYVANLTRKPVWGVGPLLPDQYWQSTESLLRDREIRPKKESNYTDDEIIGWLDQQPRRSVLYVSFGSEVGPSMEEYPELAKALEESTRPFIWVIQRKAGRPVIQTGQPGSAAQDQEYFPHGLDSKVGKRGLIIHGWAPQLLILSHPSTGGFVSHCGWNSTVESAVRGVPLLAWPIRGDQYYNAKLVVGHLKVGAMVSEGYPADVVTKVDILNGIEKVLTDAEIRRQSEILRGKFEHGFPASSLASFDAFVENFTDPKAA, via the coding sequence ATGTCTTCAGGTGAGATTCTGGTGGTGCCCAAAAATGGCCAAGGCCACCTCCTCCCTTGCTTCGAGCTCTGCAAACACCTCATCTCCCGAAATTACCACATCACCCTCCTCGTCGACTCCGATATTTCCTCCTCTATTCCCTCCTCCGTCCTTCTATCTCCCCTCTTCCGAGTCTCCGACGTCTCGTCTTTGCCGCCACCTTCCGGATCGGGCCCGAATCCGTCCCTCCACCAGCAATTGAGTCGCGGAATCGAGGCGTTCCTGACCCAAAGGGATCCGTCTTCGCCCCGACCCGTCTGTGCCGTCGTAGACCACATAATGAATAAGAACCAGGAGGTGTTTTCCAAATTCGGCATCCCCACTGTTGTGTTCATCACGTCAGGTGCGTGCTGGGCGGCGGTCCAGCATGCCGTATGGGTGGTCCGGCCAGCGGATATGAGACCCGGAGAGGTCCGGGCCCTCCCCGGATTACCTGAAGAGATGGTCCTGAAGTACTCGGATCTCAAGCAACGGCGTCATTGGCTTCGTGCGCCGCATAAACAGGGCGGGTCCGGGGGGCCCCAGGCCCACAGTGGTGGTCCAGCACCACCACGCGGCCCACCTTTCCCGGGAGAGCCGGCGCCGTGGGTGGAAGAAGTGAAAACCTCGGCGGCAATATTGATCAACACGTGCGACGATCTCGAGCATCCGTTCCTCGATTACGTAGCGAATCTGACACGAAAACCCGTCTGGGGCGTGGGCCCGCTGTTGCCGGATCAGTACTGGCAGTCCACCGAATCCCTTCTCCGGGACCGAGAAATCCGACCCAAGAAAGAATCCAATTACACCGACGACGAGATAATCGGGTGGCTGGATCAGCAGCCACGGAGGTCCGTCCTATACGTCTCGTTCGGGAGTGAAGTGGGACCTTCAATGGAGGAGTACCCGGAGCTAGCCAAAGCATTGGAGGAATCCACCCGGCCATTCATATGGGTCATCCAACGGAAAGCCGGCAGACCCGTGATTCAAACGGGTCAACCCGGTTCGGCAGCTCAAGATCAGGAATATTTCCCTCACGGATTGGACAGCAAAGTTGGGAAGAGAGGGTTGATAATACACGGGTGGGCACCACAGCTGCTGATACTTAGCCATCCATCAACGGGTGGGTTCGTATCACACTGTGGGTGGAATTCCACCGTGGAGTCGGCGGTGCGTGGGGTCCCACTCTTGGCGTGGCCAATTAGGGGTGACCAATACTATAACGCCAAGTTGGTGGTGGGCCATCTCAAGGTGGGAGCCATGGTTTCCGAGGGCTACCCGGCCGACGTCGTAACTAAGGTCGATATATTGAATGGGATAGAGAAGGTTTTGACGGACGCAGAGATCAGAAGGCAGTCCGAGATTCTTCGAGGGAAGTTCGAGCATGGATTTCCGGCGAGCTCATTGGCCTCTTTCGATGCGTTTGTGGAGAATTTTACGGACCCAAAAGCAGCGTAG